Proteins co-encoded in one Pseudomonas fluorescens genomic window:
- a CDS encoding DUF2790 domain-containing protein: protein MSLKKIALVLMLGSFGAHAYADNADAANLPVETYSSSTNLDIEHVISITEPANECAPVPVQMTYEDSHGERHVLQYQVMGTGCSS from the coding sequence ATGAGCCTCAAGAAAATCGCGCTGGTCTTAATGCTTGGCAGCTTCGGTGCACACGCTTACGCCGATAACGCGGACGCGGCGAATCTCCCGGTCGAGACCTACAGCTCTTCGACAAATCTGGACATCGAACACGTCATTTCCATCACTGAACCGGCCAACGAATGCGCCCCGGTGCCGGTGCAGATGACCTACGAAGACTCCCATGGCGAGCGCCACGTTCTGCAATATCAAGTGATGGGCACTGGCTGTTCCAGTTGA
- a CDS encoding TetR/AcrR family transcriptional regulator, with amino-acid sequence MAQNKPTEGKGRGRPRAYDPQTALQQALGVFWNTGYSGASLDSIASAAGMNRPSLYAAFGDKHALYIKALDQYWASAHAAMQAALNDSSLTLEQALIAFYEGQLAIYFSGDGQPRGCFAIGTATTEAVEDPEIRNVLSRRLSQLDADLEARLQRAIESGELTGDVDAAARAMLASSLLHSISIRARAGKSREELAGQARDAVKVICG; translated from the coding sequence ATGGCACAAAATAAACCGACAGAAGGAAAAGGCCGTGGCCGGCCACGGGCCTATGACCCGCAAACCGCGCTGCAGCAGGCCCTTGGCGTGTTCTGGAACACCGGCTATTCCGGCGCTTCACTGGACAGCATCGCCAGCGCCGCCGGCATGAACCGTCCCAGCCTGTACGCCGCGTTCGGCGACAAACACGCGCTCTACATCAAGGCGCTCGACCAATACTGGGCCTCCGCCCACGCCGCCATGCAGGCTGCGCTGAACGACAGCAGCCTGACCCTGGAACAGGCACTCATCGCATTTTACGAAGGGCAACTGGCGATCTACTTTTCCGGCGACGGCCAGCCACGCGGCTGTTTCGCCATCGGCACAGCCACCACCGAAGCGGTCGAAGACCCGGAAATCCGCAACGTGCTGTCCCGCCGCCTTAGCCAGCTCGATGCCGATCTTGAAGCCCGTCTGCAACGGGCGATCGAATCCGGTGAACTGACCGGCGATGTCGATGCAGCGGCGCGGGCCATGCTCGCATCATCGCTGCTGCACAGCATCTCGATCCGCGCCCGCGCCGGTAAATCCCGCGAAGAACTGGCGGGTCAGGCGCGCGATGCGGTGAAGGTGATCTGCGGTTGA
- a CDS encoding aldo/keto reductase, which yields MTYEAFHDELRDTRMPLNNGAGSMPAVGFGTLFRDLSTTTEAVKCALEVGFRHFDCAERYRNETQIGEAFAQVFSVGEIRREDVFITTKLWNTNHRPERVKPAFEASCQRLQVDYLDCYLIHTPFAFQPGDDQDPRDVFGHVIYDGETRLIDTWRALEALVDEGRCKSIGLSDITLDALKDIVAAARIKPAVVQIESHPYLPEWEMLEFCKEHGIILLAFAPLGHGMEPNVLEDSVLTGIARHVRKTPAQVALAWAVQRGTAFLTTSANPSRIQENFDIATLPHRAMREIKEEITTRIRFNSVVETGVPGFIPRKK from the coding sequence ATGACTTACGAAGCTTTCCACGATGAACTTCGCGACACCCGCATGCCGTTGAACAACGGCGCAGGCTCGATGCCGGCCGTGGGATTCGGCACGCTGTTTCGCGACTTGAGCACCACCACCGAAGCGGTCAAATGCGCGCTGGAAGTGGGCTTCCGCCACTTCGACTGCGCCGAGCGCTATCGCAACGAAACGCAGATTGGCGAGGCTTTTGCGCAAGTGTTTTCGGTGGGCGAGATCCGCCGCGAAGACGTGTTCATCACCACCAAACTGTGGAACACCAACCATCGCCCCGAGCGGGTGAAACCGGCGTTCGAAGCCAGTTGCCAGCGGTTGCAGGTCGACTACCTCGACTGCTACCTGATCCACACGCCGTTTGCCTTTCAGCCCGGTGACGATCAGGATCCGCGGGATGTATTCGGGCACGTGATCTACGATGGCGAAACCCGTTTGATCGACACTTGGCGTGCACTCGAAGCGCTGGTGGATGAAGGCCGCTGCAAATCCATCGGCCTTTCCGACATCACCCTCGATGCGCTGAAGGACATTGTCGCCGCCGCGCGGATCAAGCCGGCGGTGGTGCAGATCGAATCCCATCCGTACCTGCCCGAGTGGGAGATGCTGGAATTCTGCAAGGAGCACGGCATTATCCTGCTCGCCTTCGCCCCACTGGGGCATGGCATGGAGCCGAATGTGCTCGAGGATTCCGTACTCACCGGGATTGCCCGGCACGTACGCAAAACCCCGGCGCAAGTGGCCCTGGCCTGGGCGGTGCAGCGGGGTACGGCATTCCTGACGACCTCGGCCAACCCGAGCCGGATTCAGGAAAACTTCGATATCGCGACCTTGCCGCATCGGGCGATGCGCGAGATCAAGGAAGAGATCACGACGCGAATCCGCTTCAACTCGGTGGTCGAGACGGGCGTACCCGGTTTTATCCCCCGCAAAAAGTGA
- a CDS encoding HlyD family secretion protein yields the protein MTQQFDLTAEQARAHPIDAPPKIPLKQRLRPVFMWGLPALCAAIGYGQYVANEPFVSTDNAYARVAKASINARISGQVVEIAVDDNQPVRKGQVLFRIDPKPLQIAVDRAEAQLANARLRIDGLKASYRQQQAELQSAKASADYDQKEFARKKALIATEFVSKALFERAETDLKVSRQRIASIEQQIANTVVALNGNPDIALDNHPTVREAKAQLDEAQLYLSYATVTAPDDGIVAKVDDLQVGNYVNNGAPAFALISDREIWVEANFRETQLTHMRPGQTATVTLDTYPDLPLKAHVISMSPGAGADFALLPPENATGNWVKVVQRVPVRLELDEADSALPLFSGTSATVKVDTGHRSPWWHPLKSLLSAGNS from the coding sequence ATGACTCAGCAATTCGATCTCACCGCAGAACAAGCCCGCGCTCACCCCATCGACGCGCCGCCGAAAATACCGCTCAAGCAGAGACTGCGTCCGGTCTTCATGTGGGGCCTCCCCGCGCTTTGCGCCGCGATTGGCTACGGCCAGTACGTGGCCAACGAGCCCTTCGTCTCCACCGATAACGCCTACGCCCGCGTGGCCAAGGCCTCGATCAACGCACGGATTTCCGGGCAAGTGGTCGAGATCGCCGTGGACGACAACCAGCCAGTACGCAAAGGCCAGGTGCTGTTTCGCATTGACCCCAAGCCGTTGCAGATCGCCGTCGACCGGGCCGAAGCGCAACTGGCCAACGCACGCCTGCGCATCGACGGGCTCAAGGCCAGTTATCGCCAGCAGCAAGCCGAGCTGCAATCGGCGAAAGCCTCGGCGGATTACGACCAGAAGGAGTTCGCCCGCAAGAAAGCCTTGATCGCCACCGAATTCGTGTCGAAGGCGCTTTTCGAGCGCGCCGAAACTGACCTGAAAGTCTCGCGTCAGCGCATCGCGTCCATCGAGCAACAGATCGCCAACACCGTCGTCGCGTTGAACGGCAACCCGGACATCGCCCTCGACAATCACCCGACCGTGCGCGAAGCCAAGGCTCAGCTCGATGAAGCGCAGTTGTATCTGTCCTACGCCACGGTGACGGCGCCGGACGACGGCATCGTCGCCAAGGTCGATGATTTGCAGGTGGGCAACTACGTCAACAACGGCGCGCCGGCGTTTGCGCTGATTTCCGACCGGGAAATCTGGGTCGAGGCCAACTTTCGCGAGACCCAGTTGACGCACATGCGCCCCGGTCAGACCGCGACCGTCACCCTCGACACCTACCCGGATCTTCCGCTCAAGGCGCACGTGATCAGCATGAGCCCCGGCGCCGGTGCGGACTTCGCGCTGCTGCCGCCGGAGAACGCCACCGGCAACTGGGTGAAAGTGGTGCAGCGGGTGCCGGTGCGTCTGGAACTGGACGAGGCCGACTCTGCCCTGCCGCTGTTCTCCGGCACCAGCGCCACGGTCAAAGTCGACACCGGGCATCGCTCGCCCTGGTGGCATCCGCTCAAGTCGTTGTTGTCTGCGGGTAATTCGTGA
- a CDS encoding efflux transporter outer membrane subunit: protein MKASMRFTPLAMLVMLSACTVGPDFQRPAESPSQHYDQAAEQHFAMGQRINGDWWAAFRSPKLDQVVRRAINGNLELAAADATLRQAAASVAAAEGALYPQVDFAASAGRQRTHNGPEPVVSNFYGIGPRVAFDLDVFGGNKRAVEQQQALTDLQKHRYEAAWLTLTGDVASQALVLASANAQIQAVETLLANDAKNLDLVRRAQTSGTTTQIDVSLAETRLAQDRTLLPPLAQQRDAARHALSILTGKGPADWIAPDFSLDEFALPSNIPVSLPSAMARTRPDILQAESELHIASAAVGVATANLYPHVELSASLMQAASGNGGAALWGFAAGLTAPIFNGGTLKAEREGAVEGYNASLARYQQTVIQSFGQVADTLQALNHGAEQNLAQDDALRAADTSLRLNRQAYAQGETSLLQVLEAERAYQQALLGQIQVKTARYLDSVRLFVALGGNSVGVLDQKLAARKTSTLL, encoded by the coding sequence ATGAAAGCTTCTATGCGCTTCACCCCGCTGGCAATGCTGGTGATGTTGTCCGCCTGCACCGTCGGCCCTGATTTTCAGCGGCCTGCCGAGAGCCCGTCGCAGCATTACGATCAAGCGGCCGAACAGCATTTCGCCATGGGCCAGCGGATCAACGGCGACTGGTGGGCGGCATTCCGTTCGCCAAAACTCGATCAAGTGGTACGCCGCGCCATCAACGGCAACCTCGAACTGGCGGCAGCCGATGCCACCCTTCGCCAGGCCGCCGCTTCGGTCGCGGCGGCGGAAGGTGCGTTGTATCCGCAGGTGGATTTCGCTGCTTCTGCCGGGCGCCAGCGCACCCACAATGGGCCCGAGCCGGTGGTCTCCAATTTCTACGGGATCGGGCCACGGGTCGCGTTCGATCTGGACGTCTTTGGTGGCAACAAACGCGCGGTCGAGCAACAACAAGCGCTGACCGATCTGCAAAAGCATCGCTACGAAGCAGCCTGGCTGACCTTGACCGGCGACGTTGCCAGTCAGGCACTCGTGCTGGCGTCGGCCAACGCGCAGATCCAGGCCGTGGAAACCCTGCTGGCCAACGACGCGAAAAACCTCGATCTGGTGCGCAGGGCTCAAACGAGCGGCACCACCACCCAAATCGACGTGTCGCTGGCCGAAACCCGCCTTGCACAGGATCGCACGCTGTTGCCGCCCCTCGCCCAACAGCGCGATGCGGCCCGTCACGCATTGTCGATTCTGACCGGCAAAGGCCCGGCGGACTGGATCGCGCCGGACTTCAGCCTCGATGAGTTCGCCTTGCCGTCGAACATCCCGGTCAGCCTGCCATCGGCCATGGCTCGTACCCGGCCGGACATTCTCCAGGCTGAATCCGAACTGCACATCGCCAGCGCGGCGGTGGGCGTCGCGACTGCCAATCTGTACCCGCATGTCGAGCTGTCAGCCTCGCTGATGCAAGCCGCGTCGGGTAATGGCGGCGCCGCACTCTGGGGATTTGCCGCCGGTCTGACGGCGCCGATCTTCAATGGCGGCACGCTCAAGGCTGAACGCGAAGGCGCCGTCGAGGGCTACAACGCGTCGCTCGCCCGCTATCAACAGACGGTGATTCAGTCCTTCGGCCAGGTCGCGGACACCTTGCAGGCGCTCAACCACGGCGCCGAACAAAACCTGGCGCAGGACGACGCCTTGCGTGCCGCCGACACCAGCCTGCGCCTCAATCGCCAGGCCTACGCCCAAGGCGAAACCAGCCTGCTGCAAGTGCTGGAAGCCGAACGCGCCTATCAACAGGCGCTGCTCGGGCAGATTCAGGTGAAGACCGCGCGTTATCTCGACTCGGTGCGCCTGTTCGTTGCGCTGGGTGGCAACTCGGTGGGTGTGCTCGATCAGAAGCTCGCCGCCCGCAAAACCTCAACACTTCTTTAA
- a CDS encoding LysR family transcriptional regulator yields MDVFQSMRFFIAVAQSGSFTAAAELLDTNTTNVSKAISALEARLHTRLINRTTRRLALTEAGVRYLERCEKILDDVREADEEAGTARTLPVGRLKIHTMSAIGNHYVIDAIARYRDIHPTVMFDLTLTNRVPDLLEEGFDMSIVLARDLPDSGFVAQRLGITYSVLCALPAYVAKRGLPQTPGELCEHECLRIVNTVMPVENWTFEGPEGMETITIPVSPFHINTADGMTIAIRKGMGIGIQPIASAVDGLRAGTLVRILPEYRLEELNLFAIYPSRKFVDAKIKTWVEFLKQSIPQLLASDEDVVGTKAF; encoded by the coding sequence ATGGACGTCTTCCAAAGCATGCGCTTCTTCATCGCCGTCGCCCAAAGCGGCAGCTTCACCGCCGCTGCCGAGCTGCTGGACACCAACACCACCAACGTCTCCAAAGCCATCTCGGCTCTCGAAGCACGCCTGCACACCCGGCTGATCAACCGCACCACCCGCCGTCTGGCCCTGACCGAAGCCGGTGTGCGCTATCTGGAACGCTGCGAAAAAATCCTCGATGACGTGCGCGAAGCCGATGAAGAAGCCGGCACCGCCCGGACCCTGCCCGTCGGCCGCTTGAAGATTCACACCATGTCGGCCATCGGCAACCACTACGTGATCGACGCCATCGCTCGCTATCGTGACATCCACCCCACGGTGATGTTCGACCTGACCCTGACCAACCGCGTCCCGGATCTGCTCGAAGAGGGCTTCGACATGTCCATCGTGCTGGCCCGTGATCTGCCGGATTCCGGCTTCGTCGCGCAACGCCTGGGCATCACCTACAGCGTCCTCTGCGCATTGCCTGCCTACGTGGCAAAGCGCGGCCTGCCGCAAACACCCGGCGAACTCTGCGAACACGAGTGTCTGCGCATCGTCAACACGGTGATGCCGGTAGAAAACTGGACGTTCGAAGGCCCCGAAGGCATGGAAACCATCACCATTCCCGTGTCGCCCTTTCACATCAACACCGCCGACGGCATGACCATCGCGATCAGAAAAGGCATGGGCATCGGCATTCAGCCGATTGCTTCGGCCGTGGACGGTTTGAGGGCGGGAACACTGGTGAGGATATTGCCGGAGTACCGGCTGGAGGAGTTGAACCTGTTTGCAATCTATCCGTCGCGCAAGTTCGTCGATGCGAAGATCAAGACCTGGGTGGAATTTCTGAAGCAGTCGATCCCGCAATTGCTGGCATCGGATGAAGACGTCGTTGGAACGAAAGCATTCTGA
- a CDS encoding NYN domain-containing protein: MPTAVLVDGAYFIKRFRRIEPHNAFNAERAADLVHRWATAHLITRMPSRPNCPASRLQQPSRKDLYRIFFYDCPPLDTKQHNPITKKLVDFSKSREAVFRKELHIRLRSKRKLALRLGHLSKDVKWTIKPSRIAELLKGKIQIADLTETDVSIETRQKGVDMRIGVDVASLSFKQQVDQIVLIAGDADFVPAAKMARREGVDFILDPMWQSIPDSLMEHIDGLRSTCPKPALRPVSNDNTAALSSSE, encoded by the coding sequence ATGCCCACAGCAGTTTTGGTTGACGGCGCCTACTTCATCAAGCGATTTCGAAGGATCGAGCCCCACAATGCATTCAATGCTGAACGGGCCGCTGATCTCGTCCACCGATGGGCGACGGCGCATCTGATAACCAGGATGCCATCTCGCCCAAACTGCCCGGCTTCAAGGCTGCAACAGCCCTCCAGAAAAGACCTTTACAGAATATTCTTTTACGACTGCCCTCCTCTGGACACCAAGCAACACAACCCCATCACAAAAAAACTCGTCGATTTCTCCAAATCAAGAGAAGCCGTGTTTCGAAAAGAGCTGCACATTCGGTTGCGAAGCAAACGAAAACTGGCATTGCGTCTGGGACACCTTTCCAAAGATGTGAAATGGACAATCAAACCTTCGAGGATTGCCGAGCTACTTAAGGGAAAAATCCAGATAGCAGACCTCACCGAAACCGACGTCAGCATCGAGACCCGACAAAAAGGTGTTGATATGAGAATTGGTGTCGATGTCGCATCACTTTCTTTCAAACAACAGGTCGATCAAATCGTCCTGATTGCAGGTGATGCGGATTTTGTACCTGCGGCGAAGATGGCTCGGCGCGAAGGTGTTGATTTCATACTCGACCCGATGTGGCAGAGCATTCCAGATAGCTTGATGGAGCATATAGATGGACTGCGTTCAACATGCCCCAAGCCCGCGCTTCGACCGGTATCAAACGATAACACTGCAGCTTTGAGTTCATCCGAGTGA
- a CDS encoding alpha/beta fold hydrolase, giving the protein MIRALLTASLLLAMSVPAHADVTPFPASFRTQDIAVDGAKIHTRIGGKGPAVVLLHGFGDTGDMWAPLAADLAKDHTVVVPDLRGMGLSSIPADGYDKKTQAGDIRAVLASLGIEHSVVVGHDIGTMVAFAYASRYPQQTDRLVVMDAPVPGIPPWNEIVRSPMLWHFDFGGPDAERLVAGRERIYLDRFWNEFAGDPKKVDEATRQHYAKLYARPGAMHAAFAQFRAIRQDAVDNEASMKTKLKMPVLAVGGEKSFGNNEAIVMRNAADNVTELVIAGAGHWLMEEAPVETTQAIRRFIAQ; this is encoded by the coding sequence ATGATCCGCGCCCTGCTCACCGCTTCCCTGCTGCTGGCTATGAGTGTTCCGGCCCATGCGGACGTGACGCCCTTCCCCGCCTCGTTCCGCACTCAGGACATCGCCGTCGACGGTGCGAAAATCCACACGCGCATCGGCGGCAAAGGCCCGGCGGTGGTGCTGTTGCACGGTTTCGGCGACACCGGTGATATGTGGGCGCCGCTGGCGGCGGATCTGGCGAAGGATCACACCGTGGTGGTGCCGGATTTGCGGGGCATGGGCCTGTCGTCGATCCCCGCCGATGGCTACGACAAGAAGACTCAGGCCGGTGATATCCGCGCGGTGCTGGCTTCGCTGGGCATCGAGCATTCGGTGGTGGTCGGCCACGACATCGGCACCATGGTCGCCTTCGCCTACGCCTCGCGGTATCCGCAGCAGACCGATCGCCTGGTGGTGATGGATGCGCCCGTTCCGGGGATTCCGCCGTGGAACGAGATCGTTCGCTCGCCGATGCTCTGGCATTTCGACTTCGGCGGCCCGGACGCAGAAAGACTGGTGGCAGGGCGTGAGCGTATCTACCTCGACCGCTTCTGGAACGAGTTCGCCGGCGACCCGAAAAAAGTCGACGAAGCCACCCGCCAACACTACGCCAAACTCTACGCCCGCCCCGGCGCCATGCACGCGGCGTTCGCCCAGTTCCGCGCGATCCGCCAGGACGCGGTGGACAACGAAGCATCGATGAAGACCAAACTGAAAATGCCGGTGCTGGCGGTCGGCGGTGAGAAATCCTTCGGCAACAACGAAGCCATCGTGATGCGTAATGCCGCCGACAACGTCACCGAACTGGTGATCGCCGGTGCGGGTCATTGGCTGATGGAGGAAGCGCCGGTGGAAACCACTCAAGCGATTCGCAGGTTTATTGCGCAGTGA
- a CDS encoding DUF695 domain-containing protein, producing the protein MIYKGLDSISLTEKRALPFKIRIVWKYTSTGVIPERRDAIRMAEMEKLIVPAVEDKGLAKWVCTVTGGHQREWIFYAQNDEAFTARTRSALSQGGPYPIELSARRDVVLSTGSQPADNLAEVIRITPKKCVE; encoded by the coding sequence ATGATCTACAAGGGGCTGGACTCGATATCGCTGACTGAGAAACGAGCGTTGCCTTTCAAAATCAGGATCGTCTGGAAGTACACATCGACAGGCGTGATACCGGAGCGTCGGGACGCCATCCGCATGGCTGAAATGGAGAAGTTGATAGTGCCGGCGGTAGAGGACAAGGGACTGGCGAAGTGGGTCTGCACGGTGACGGGTGGACACCAGCGGGAGTGGATTTTCTATGCGCAAAACGATGAAGCGTTTACCGCCAGGACGCGGTCGGCGCTCTCGCAGGGCGGGCCATACCCTATCGAGTTGAGTGCACGCCGGGATGTGGTGTTGAGTACCGGTTCGCAGCCTGCTGATAACCTGGCGGAGGTGATTCGCATCACCCCCAAAAAATGCGTGGAGTGA